Proteins encoded in a region of the Pieris rapae chromosome 10, ilPieRapa1.1, whole genome shotgun sequence genome:
- the LOC123689479 gene encoding cuticle protein 8-like: MLFFQVFGISAVLAVASAGLLPAAHYSPASAVSSQSIVRHEQPIAVASPYYQSAPLAYSAPSQYSSGISSQNIVRHAAPVAISHAAPLVHATPVVHGAPLVHAAPAHAIIAQHEEYDTHPRYDFSYSVADGHTGDNKSQHESRDGDVVHGEYSLVEADGSIRRVEYSADDHNGFNAVVSNSAPAHAAHAAPAYASAVLAHH; the protein is encoded by the coding sequence atgttattttttcagGTTTTCGGCATCAGCGCTGTTTTGGCGGTGGCCTCTGCAGGCCTCCTCCCAGCTGCTCACTACTCACCAGCGTCCGCAGTGTCTTCACAAAGTATTGTCCGCCATGAGCAACCAATTGCTGTGGCCTCACCTTACTACCAATCTGCTCCCTTGGCATACTCTGCCCCCAGCCAATACTCCTCTGGCATTTCCTCCCAAAACATTGTCCGTCACGCTGCCCCTGTAGCTATCAGCCATGCCGCTCCTCTTGTCCACGCCACTCCTGTTGTCCACGGTGCCCCATTAGTCCACGCTGCTCCAGCTCACGCCATCATCGCCCAACACGAGGAATACGATACACACCCCAGATACGACTTCTCCTACTCCGTAGCAGACGGCCACACCGGTGACAACAAGTCCCAGCACGAGAGCCGCGACGGAGATGTTGTACATGGTGAATACTCCCTGGTTGAAGCTGATGGCTCAATCCGCCGTGTGGAGTACTCCGCTGATGACCACAACGGCTTCAACGCCGTCGTCAGCAACTCTGCTCCCGCTCACGCCGCTCACGCCGCCCCTGCCTACGCTTCGGCTGTTTTGGCTCATCATTAA